From Chryseobacterium gallinarum, one genomic window encodes:
- a CDS encoding DUF6520 family protein produces MKKLLLPGLIVAMGFGGAFATSKMKTAMPTYRINGSHCDVVQQECDENPGELCTWSVDGSQLYKFRSADETTCSQELRRSIQ; encoded by the coding sequence ATGAAAAAATTATTATTACCCGGTCTCATTGTAGCAATGGGATTTGGAGGTGCTTTCGCAACCAGCAAAATGAAAACTGCTATGCCAACTTATCGTATCAACGGTAGCCATTGTGATGTCGTTCAGCAGGAATGTGATGAAAATCCTGGCGAGCTATGTACTTGGAGTGTTGATGGTTCTCAGCTCTATAAATTCCGGAGCGCGGACGAAACAACCTGTTCTCAAGAACTTCGTAGAAGCATACAGTAA
- a CDS encoding MauE/DoxX family redox-associated membrane protein: MIKLVKEYYVTAVCILVAFLFVYAAMSKVLDFENFQVQLAQSPLLSAYAHYISFAVVITELTLALYLCLPTYQKLALYFSLGLMSAFTIYIFLILNYSDFVPCSCGGILEKLGWTEHLIFNIAFVLLISAAIFYKEKKDNPQKKLGLLLSLQLFSITLCCGAVVAMFVRSEHIMKKENNFTRRFLQHPIFDDKIYDLGVNSYYFAGIADGKIYLGNVTTPLFISQIDTGLQNLTRTKIALDHMDHPFRNVQIRVKSPYFYIYDGNVPVIYRGNLGNSTANTISYGDAFFNQLSVIDSMKFGIRTQKRDDNQYSIALLDLNRNPKLSLKPEVLQKQIDGVFDVDGVLTSDPENGKLVYTYFYRNQFIVMDTSLNVQSRLNTIDTTTRANLSVTKLSDGRNKMNAPSFSVNKSQTLFCGLIFNRSNLKGKHEPSSSWKNSSIIDVYSTDEQYYLGSFYIRHKDGNAMSSMISDGRYLYVLIGNELQRYRIRDGAFKFNIKRNQWFEEPLVDRDI, from the coding sequence ATGATAAAACTCGTTAAAGAATATTATGTGACGGCGGTCTGTATTCTGGTGGCGTTTCTATTTGTGTATGCCGCTATGAGTAAAGTTCTGGATTTTGAGAACTTTCAGGTTCAGCTGGCACAATCACCCTTGTTAAGTGCCTATGCGCACTATATTTCATTTGCTGTAGTCATTACAGAGCTTACTTTGGCTCTTTACCTCTGTCTTCCAACCTATCAGAAACTGGCTTTATATTTTTCGTTGGGATTGATGTCCGCCTTTACCATTTACATTTTTCTTATCCTCAATTATAGCGATTTTGTACCATGCAGCTGCGGAGGAATCTTAGAGAAGCTGGGCTGGACAGAGCACCTGATTTTTAATATTGCATTTGTTCTGCTTATCTCCGCCGCCATATTTTATAAGGAGAAAAAAGATAATCCTCAGAAGAAGCTGGGCCTTTTGCTTTCTTTACAGTTGTTTAGCATAACCCTTTGCTGTGGTGCCGTCGTTGCAATGTTTGTACGGTCAGAGCACATCATGAAGAAAGAGAACAATTTTACGCGCCGTTTCCTGCAGCATCCGATTTTTGATGATAAGATCTATGACCTTGGGGTGAACTCGTATTACTTTGCCGGAATTGCTGATGGAAAAATATACCTCGGCAATGTGACCACACCGCTTTTTATTTCACAAATTGATACTGGACTGCAGAATCTTACTCGTACAAAGATTGCTTTGGATCACATGGATCATCCCTTCAGGAACGTACAGATCAGGGTAAAATCTCCGTACTTTTACATTTACGACGGAAACGTTCCTGTAATTTATAGAGGGAATCTCGGAAATTCGACAGCAAACACTATAAGCTATGGAGATGCATTCTTTAACCAGCTTTCAGTCATCGATTCCATGAAGTTCGGAATTCGTACACAAAAACGTGACGATAATCAATATAGCATTGCTTTACTTGATCTCAATAGGAACCCAAAGCTATCCCTTAAGCCAGAGGTTCTACAAAAGCAGATCGACGGGGTATTTGATGTGGACGGCGTATTAACTTCTGATCCGGAAAACGGTAAGCTGGTCTACACATACTTTTACCGGAACCAATTCATTGTAATGGATACCTCCTTGAATGTTCAGAGTAGACTTAATACCATAGATACTACGACAAGAGCAAATTTATCGGTAACCAAGCTTTCGGATGGAAGAAACAAAATGAATGCCCCGTCCTTCAGCGTGAATAAGAGCCAAACCTTGTTCTGCGGACTGATCTTCAACCGTTCCAACCTAAAAGGGAAGCACGAACCATCAAGTTCGTGGAAAAATTCCTCCATCATCGATGTCTACAGCACGGATGAACAATATTACTTAGGCAGCTTCTATATACGCCATAAAGACGGCAATGCGATGTCATCGATGATCTCTGATGGCCGTTACCTGTATGTTCTAATTGGCAACGAATTACAGCGGTACCGCATAAGGGATGGCGCGTTTAAGTTTAACATAAAACGAAACCAGTGGTTCGAGGAACCGCTGGTGGATCGGGATATATAG
- a CDS encoding helix-turn-helix transcriptional regulator, whose protein sequence is MNLFLISLLDTMVERNIEMFCRMDFVKSALYLADLGEVSARLQTVADFYFRFLHQIAFLRAGIFKVDFVPDLEAIMKNTDHHLHKIFGDLENKNLNNYDIYPVHLRYSDQEAVHLVAGIMKIEERKVTFLHLVDLHIPKNLINTIPSNISYVREIFTHYETDSKQSVRDLVKSMGYNYNQFQKDCKIFFGDTFYSFIQKKKSIEAAGDIIFTRMSFKEVAFKNRFVDYPNMYKTFSKYGVSLTDIPRLANL, encoded by the coding sequence ATGAACTTATTCCTGATTTCATTACTCGACACGATGGTGGAACGAAATATTGAAATGTTCTGCAGAATGGATTTTGTAAAATCGGCGCTGTATCTTGCCGATCTGGGTGAAGTGTCTGCCCGATTGCAGACCGTTGCAGACTTTTATTTCAGGTTCCTGCACCAGATTGCCTTCCTTCGGGCAGGGATATTTAAAGTTGATTTCGTACCGGATCTGGAAGCGATTATGAAAAATACTGACCACCATTTACACAAGATATTTGGCGATTTAGAAAATAAGAATCTGAATAACTATGATATCTACCCGGTACATCTCCGTTACTCTGATCAGGAAGCTGTACATCTTGTTGCTGGGATCATGAAGATTGAAGAGAGGAAAGTTACTTTCCTCCATTTGGTTGACCTTCATATTCCAAAGAATTTGATCAATACGATCCCGTCGAATATTTCCTATGTGCGGGAAATTTTTACGCACTATGAAACAGATAGCAAACAATCCGTACGTGATCTTGTCAAATCAATGGGTTACAATTACAATCAATTCCAAAAGGACTGCAAGATTTTTTTTGGAGATACGTTTTACAGTTTTATCCAGAAAAAGAAAAGTATAGAGGCTGCGGGAGATATTATTTTCACCCGGATGAGTTTCAAAGAAGTAGCTTTTAAGAATAGATTTGTCGATTATCCCAATATGTATAAGACTTTTTCGAAATACGGAGTATCGTTGACTGATATCCCCCGCCTGGCAAATTTATAG
- a CDS encoding TraQ conjugal transfer family protein: MRTKKNPLTFRSLIMALLTVSGTLILSGCSKANLDVQEEFPFDVRIMPVPKAIAVGEWVEIRFTIISGGNYSGNLYRLRYFQNDGQGQLGYLYGKPFIPNDYYTVPDKEFRIYYSSASIAPSQFDVWISDSFGNEKQFSFQFNNKKTDPIFTEPIR; encoded by the coding sequence ATGAGAACAAAAAAAAATCCGCTCACTTTTAGATCATTGATTATGGCTTTACTCACCGTCTCTGGTACTTTAATCTTATCAGGCTGTAGCAAAGCTAACCTTGATGTGCAGGAGGAATTTCCATTTGATGTTAGAATTATGCCGGTTCCAAAGGCGATAGCTGTAGGGGAGTGGGTTGAAATCAGATTTACCATTATTTCAGGAGGTAATTATAGTGGAAATTTGTATCGCCTTCGGTACTTTCAAAATGACGGACAAGGGCAGCTTGGTTATTTATATGGAAAGCCGTTTATCCCCAACGACTATTATACGGTACCTGATAAAGAATTCAGGATTTACTATAGTTCCGCTTCTATTGCACCGTCACAATTTGATGTCTGGATCTCCGACAGTTTTGGAAACGAAAAGCAATTTTCTTTTCAGTTCAACAATAAAAAAACTGATCCAATTTTTACCGAACCGATCAGATAA
- a CDS encoding conjugal transfer protein TraO — protein sequence MKKYITLLMLVISTIYVRAQRMVYKQQSVEVNFGLMNNKRPDQNFYIGLGLNRFVRHGNYWMYSVEYQKQTALYKNWQIPTENFLGEAGYSFRLLSDRKKFVTLYAGLSAAGGYEVVNKGDTILMDGGILKNRNQFVYGTGGRLSMEIYFSDRVVFLIQGRTKVLWGTDLEQFRPSLGIGLRFNF from the coding sequence ATGAAAAAATATATCACATTATTAATGCTGGTCATTTCCACCATATATGTGCGGGCGCAGCGGATGGTATACAAGCAACAGTCCGTGGAAGTGAATTTTGGTTTGATGAATAATAAGCGTCCCGATCAAAATTTTTACATAGGCCTCGGTTTAAACAGATTCGTTAGACACGGAAATTACTGGATGTACAGTGTCGAATACCAAAAGCAAACAGCGTTGTACAAGAACTGGCAGATACCCACAGAAAATTTCCTGGGCGAAGCAGGTTACAGTTTTCGGCTGCTTTCTGACCGGAAGAAGTTTGTCACCTTATATGCAGGATTGAGTGCGGCCGGTGGTTACGAAGTGGTCAATAAGGGAGATACTATTCTTATGGATGGCGGGATACTGAAGAACAGGAATCAATTTGTATACGGAACAGGAGGGAGGCTTTCAATGGAAATTTATTTTTCCGACCGTGTTGTCTTTCTGATACAGGGCCGAACTAAAGTCCTTTGGGGCACTGATTTGGAACAATTTCGCCCTTCGCTGGGCATTGGACTGAGGTTTAATTTTTAA
- the traN gene encoding conjugative transposon protein TraN, whose protein sequence is MKLIQKFLAIVLLVGVFFKTFGQQSLEAGRVEPYRLEVTYNKTCHLIFPVAIRYVDLGSVYLIGEKAEDAPNVLRIKAAVRDFAEETNFSVITEDGHFYSFNVLYNNDPQILSYDLQKMKNDAGREAGKNVKFDELGFNPPSLTDEVLRTIYQQNKRFIRHIASKSYGIQLALRGLYSHNGKYYIHLQLKNSSNVPFAVDFCTYKVSDKQIAKRTVSQEKQLVPLRQYPGLEIISDHSVASSVVLLDQFTISDDQILRIEVFEKNGARSQVLDVENADLIAAKRVSDMKLMLNP, encoded by the coding sequence ATGAAATTAATACAAAAATTCCTGGCTATAGTCCTGTTGGTGGGGGTCTTTTTTAAGACTTTTGGCCAGCAGTCACTTGAAGCGGGCAGGGTCGAACCTTACCGCTTAGAGGTGACTTATAATAAGACCTGTCACCTGATTTTCCCAGTAGCCATTCGTTACGTTGACCTGGGGTCGGTGTACCTCATCGGGGAAAAAGCGGAAGACGCGCCGAACGTTTTACGTATAAAGGCTGCTGTTCGGGATTTTGCTGAAGAAACCAACTTTAGTGTAATTACGGAGGATGGACATTTTTACAGCTTTAATGTCCTCTACAACAATGATCCACAAATTCTAAGTTACGATTTGCAGAAAATGAAAAATGATGCTGGGCGCGAGGCAGGGAAGAATGTGAAATTCGATGAGCTCGGTTTTAATCCGCCATCATTAACGGATGAAGTGTTAAGAACGATCTACCAGCAGAACAAAAGATTCATCCGGCATATTGCCTCCAAATCTTATGGCATCCAGCTCGCACTACGCGGATTATATTCCCATAATGGAAAATACTACATCCATCTGCAGCTTAAGAACAGTTCGAATGTCCCGTTTGCGGTGGACTTCTGCACCTATAAAGTTTCCGATAAACAGATTGCAAAAAGAACCGTTTCGCAGGAAAAACAGCTGGTTCCTTTGCGGCAGTATCCTGGGCTGGAAATCATTTCAGATCATTCCGTTGCCAGCAGCGTTGTGTTATTGGACCAGTTTACCATTTCAGATGACCAGATTTTACGGATTGAAGTATTTGAGAAAAACGGGGCAAGGAGCCAGGTTCTGGACGTAGAAAATGCTGATCTGATCGCTGCGAAGCGGGTTTCAGACATGAAACTAATGCTTAATCCATAA
- the traM gene encoding conjugative transposon protein TraM — translation MEEKENKRVSIIVDEERAERPEGLKREKLKKPVIFCLMGIVFLACLYLIFQPKGESESPDVGLNNAVPEATDKGLQSDKKKAYEKEMLEEKEAEKRNTLMSLSDYWNNADSGNVNAAQLSNSVTGYSRTVPAQNNPLTSYQNAQYTLGSFYRDDDHEKIELRKQVDQLKERLSEKDVPQTPTLNDQLALMEKSYEMASRYLPTGPAIQAMPQSTSSVRKDSSEVKHAGIPDRKEKVAAVQSKRKNVVSALFREQDQESLLSGIGDRNVGFITPGQKVQSDIVRNSIPAMITETKTLSGDGTIKLRLSESAIIGDHRLENGAEMTADAKIQGSRLQLKISSIEVSGNIIPVEILVYSTDGQPGLPVPRSDEINAASEIAANMSQSSGMNISMSRSAGQQIAGDVSRGLIQGVSGFFSKKLRTVKVTVRSGHPVLLYSKK, via the coding sequence ATGGAAGAGAAAGAGAATAAACGGGTCAGCATAATTGTTGACGAGGAAAGAGCTGAACGTCCCGAAGGGCTCAAACGGGAAAAGCTTAAAAAGCCTGTTATTTTTTGCCTGATGGGCATTGTTTTTCTGGCCTGTCTATATTTAATATTCCAGCCGAAAGGTGAATCGGAAAGTCCGGATGTCGGATTAAACAATGCGGTTCCCGAAGCCACGGACAAAGGACTCCAGTCGGATAAAAAGAAAGCCTATGAAAAAGAAATGCTTGAAGAAAAAGAAGCTGAAAAAAGGAATACACTTATGTCGCTTTCCGATTACTGGAATAATGCCGATTCGGGAAATGTGAATGCAGCTCAGCTGTCAAATAGCGTAACAGGCTATTCGAGAACGGTACCGGCACAAAATAACCCCTTGACCAGCTATCAAAATGCACAATATACCTTAGGATCCTTTTACCGTGACGATGACCACGAAAAAATCGAACTGCGGAAACAGGTGGATCAATTAAAGGAAAGACTCTCGGAAAAGGATGTTCCGCAGACACCAACGCTTAACGATCAACTGGCATTAATGGAAAAATCATATGAGATGGCATCACGCTATTTGCCTACCGGCCCGGCCATACAGGCAATGCCGCAATCAACTTCGAGTGTGAGAAAAGATTCTTCCGAAGTGAAACATGCCGGCATTCCCGATAGAAAAGAAAAGGTAGCAGCAGTACAAAGTAAACGGAAAAATGTGGTCTCTGCATTATTCCGGGAGCAGGATCAGGAATCTTTGCTCAGCGGTATCGGAGATCGTAACGTGGGTTTCATTACACCGGGACAGAAAGTACAGTCAGATATTGTTCGAAACAGTATCCCTGCGATGATCACTGAAACTAAAACTTTGTCTGGTGATGGCACTATAAAATTACGTTTATCCGAAAGTGCAATTATTGGAGATCATCGGCTTGAGAACGGCGCAGAAATGACGGCAGACGCAAAAATACAAGGGAGCAGATTGCAGCTCAAGATCAGCTCGATTGAAGTGTCCGGAAATATAATCCCTGTTGAGATCCTGGTCTATAGCACCGACGGGCAGCCCGGATTACCGGTCCCAAGATCCGACGAAATAAATGCAGCTTCTGAAATTGCGGCCAACATGAGCCAGAGCTCAGGTATGAACATTTCCATGTCGAGATCAGCAGGCCAGCAGATCGCCGGGGATGTTAGCCGGGGGCTTATACAGGGCGTTTCAGGTTTTTTTTCGAAAAAGCTGAGAACGGTTAAGGTGACGGTCAGATCTGGCCATCCGGTTTTGCTTTACAGTAAAAAATAA
- a CDS encoding nitrogen regulatory IIA protein: MKIRTTIDNELEKLDLKWRNLPVRKQIRYVLYLFAFYMLLGVGVMIKVFYDLGKDDGMEIRHIEAPAVIKGDPISNKVKSNKNGRERE; the protein is encoded by the coding sequence ATGAAAATTAGAACAACAATTGATAACGAGCTTGAGAAGCTCGATCTAAAATGGCGGAATTTACCCGTCAGGAAGCAGATCAGATATGTACTCTACCTTTTTGCATTTTATATGCTCCTTGGTGTGGGAGTCATGATAAAAGTTTTTTATGACCTGGGAAAGGATGATGGGATGGAAATACGTCATATAGAAGCTCCCGCAGTAATCAAAGGAGATCCGATTAGCAATAAAGTAAAAAGTAACAAAAATGGAAGAGAAAGAGAATAA
- the traK gene encoding conjugative transposon protein TraK translates to MEFRTLRNIENSFRKIRLYAIVFAMFCMAVTGFSVWKSYSFANTQREKIYVLDNGKSLMLALSQDASINRPVEAREHVKRFHELFFTLAPDKAAIESNMKRAFDLADKSAFDYYKDLSEKGYYNRIISGNVQQRIEVDSVVCNFNSYPYSVTTYARQIIIRSSNLTRRSLVTSCNLLNSVRSDNNPQGFQILKFAVLSNKDEETMER, encoded by the coding sequence ATGGAATTCAGAACCCTAAGAAATATTGAAAACAGCTTCCGGAAGATTCGGCTATATGCCATTGTATTTGCAATGTTCTGCATGGCAGTCACCGGATTTTCTGTGTGGAAATCGTACTCCTTTGCCAACACACAAAGGGAGAAGATTTATGTGCTGGATAATGGAAAATCGTTGATGCTAGCTTTGTCGCAGGATGCAAGTATCAACAGACCCGTAGAGGCGCGTGAACATGTCAAACGATTTCATGAACTCTTTTTTACCCTTGCACCGGATAAGGCTGCCATCGAAAGTAACATGAAAAGGGCTTTTGACCTGGCGGATAAAAGTGCATTTGATTACTATAAGGATTTATCTGAAAAGGGTTACTACAACAGAATTATTTCTGGCAACGTCCAGCAGCGGATAGAGGTTGACAGTGTAGTCTGCAACTTCAATTCATACCCGTATTCGGTGACCACCTATGCCAGACAGATTATCATCCGGTCAAGTAACCTCACCCGGAGGAGTCTTGTCACAAGCTGCAATCTGCTCAACAGCGTGCGTTCAGACAATAATCCACAAGGCTTTCAGATTTTAAAGTTTGCTGTCCTGTCCAATAAAGACGAGGAGACTATGGAACGATAA
- the traJ gene encoding conjugative transposon protein TraJ, whose product MDFNNLHELLRGLYDEMLPLSATMATIAKGVAGLGALFYVALKVWQALSRAEPIDVFPLLRPFAIGLCIMFFPTIVLGSINAVLSPIVKGTHGMLDSQVLDLNKLQQQKDLLEKEAMLRNPETAYLVSNEEFDKKLEDLGWSPNDLVTMAGMYMDRTAYQMEQSTKKWFRELLEILFQAAALVIDTIRTFFLIVLSILGPIAFAISVWDGFQSTLTQWLTRYISVYLWLPVADMFSAMLAKIQSLILERDIEMLNDPTFIPDTGNTVYVIFMIIGIVGYFTIPTVTGWIIQAGGAGNFTRNVSQAAMRSGNVAAAGAGAVAGNVSGQLLNNGQKS is encoded by the coding sequence ATGGATTTCAACAATCTTCACGAATTATTGCGGGGGCTGTATGATGAGATGCTGCCTTTGTCCGCAACAATGGCCACGATTGCAAAAGGAGTAGCAGGTTTGGGCGCACTGTTCTATGTTGCATTAAAGGTGTGGCAGGCTTTAAGCCGGGCCGAGCCGATCGATGTCTTTCCGTTGTTAAGACCGTTTGCCATAGGATTATGCATCATGTTTTTTCCCACCATTGTACTGGGATCGATCAATGCGGTGCTGAGCCCTATCGTAAAGGGTACACATGGAATGCTGGACAGCCAGGTATTGGATCTGAACAAATTACAGCAGCAGAAAGACCTGCTGGAAAAGGAGGCTATGCTCAGAAACCCTGAAACTGCATATTTGGTCAGCAACGAGGAATTCGACAAAAAGCTTGAAGACCTTGGCTGGTCGCCCAATGATCTGGTTACTATGGCTGGCATGTATATGGATCGAACGGCTTATCAGATGGAACAGTCTACAAAAAAATGGTTCCGGGAACTGCTGGAAATCTTGTTTCAGGCAGCTGCGCTGGTCATTGACACGATAAGGACCTTCTTCCTGATTGTGCTCTCCATCCTTGGCCCCATTGCCTTTGCGATATCGGTCTGGGATGGGTTTCAGTCCACGCTGACGCAGTGGCTGACTCGGTATATCAGTGTCTACCTGTGGCTTCCCGTTGCAGACATGTTCAGTGCGATGCTTGCAAAGATCCAGTCACTGATCCTTGAGCGAGATATTGAAATGCTTAATGATCCAACTTTCATTCCAGACACCGGAAATACCGTTTACGTCATCTTTATGATTATCGGGATTGTCGGGTACTTTACCATCCCTACCGTGACGGGCTGGATCATACAGGCCGGTGGAGCCGGAAACTTCACCCGTAATGTCAGCCAGGCGGCAATGCGCAGCGGCAATGTTGCAGCAGCTGGGGCAGGTGCTGTCGCAGGAAATGTTTCTGGTCAACTCTTAAATAATGGACAAAAAAGTTAA
- a CDS encoding DUF4141 domain-containing protein, whose amino-acid sequence MKNLLFTLFMVMFVTLSQKSKAQWVVTDPGNLISGVLNSANEIVQTSSTVSNVVKNFNEVKKVYEQGKEYYDKLKAVNNLVKDARKVQQTVLLVGDVSNMYVNNFGKMLNDKNFSADELMAIGNGYSALLNESTELLKELKQIVTSSSLSLSDKERMEIIDRVYKEVKEYHSLVRYYTSKNISVSILRAKKQNNTKRVMELYGTAAQKYW is encoded by the coding sequence ATGAAAAATTTATTATTCACCCTGTTTATGGTAATGTTCGTTACCCTATCGCAAAAATCAAAAGCACAATGGGTCGTTACCGATCCCGGAAACCTGATATCCGGAGTACTCAACAGCGCGAACGAAATTGTCCAGACCTCATCTACCGTATCCAATGTTGTTAAGAATTTCAATGAGGTGAAGAAAGTCTACGAGCAGGGCAAGGAGTATTATGACAAACTGAAAGCCGTGAACAATCTGGTTAAAGATGCACGGAAAGTGCAGCAGACGGTGCTTCTTGTGGGCGATGTCAGCAATATGTACGTCAACAACTTTGGGAAAATGCTAAATGACAAGAACTTCTCTGCGGACGAACTCATGGCTATCGGGAATGGCTATTCAGCTTTACTGAATGAAAGTACAGAACTGTTAAAGGAACTGAAACAGATTGTCACCTCCAGCAGCCTGTCGCTCAGTGATAAAGAGCGCATGGAGATCATTGATAGGGTGTATAAAGAGGTGAAGGAATATCATAGTCTAGTAAGGTATTATACCAGTAAAAACATCTCTGTCAGTATTCTCAGAGCCAAAAAGCAGAACAATACGAAAAGGGTGATGGAACTCTACGGTACAGCGGCGCAAAAATATTGGTAG